From Sphingopyxis sp. USTB-05, the proteins below share one genomic window:
- a CDS encoding LacI family DNA-binding transcriptional regulator — translation MGKIGKDERPTMEMVATLAGVSKITVSRALRGSNLVRPEVRERIVKVANEVGYRMNVAARSLRTRETRTIAVVIDQIDPGRQSHTDPLILSIIGGLLETLTPAGYSTLLTTNEHFLSSSAVGADGAVMLGQGEGAHRVTQVSAMNLPIVVWGEPVPGVSAKVVGSDNRMGGKLAAEHLVTRGATRLLFLGDIQHPEIAARLEGFREALASSEARLVGALPCPFTAEGGAGAVRSALDAGTAFDALFAASDFIAAGACDALSGRGLSVPGDVSIVGFDDAPIASVHRPSISSIRQDGAEAGHALAHAVIALIEGNASITAQALPVELIARETSR, via the coding sequence ATGGGCAAGATCGGCAAGGACGAACGCCCGACCATGGAAATGGTCGCGACGCTTGCCGGCGTCTCGAAAATCACCGTGTCGCGCGCGCTACGCGGCAGCAACCTTGTCCGTCCCGAAGTCCGCGAGCGCATCGTGAAGGTCGCGAACGAGGTCGGTTACCGGATGAATGTCGCGGCGCGCAGCCTGCGCACGCGCGAAACCCGGACCATCGCGGTGGTGATCGACCAGATCGACCCAGGCCGCCAGTCGCACACCGACCCGCTCATCCTCTCGATCATCGGCGGCCTGCTCGAAACGCTGACCCCGGCTGGCTATTCGACCTTGCTGACCACCAATGAGCATTTCCTGTCGTCGAGCGCGGTCGGCGCCGATGGCGCCGTCATGCTGGGCCAGGGCGAAGGCGCGCACCGCGTGACGCAGGTCTCTGCAATGAACTTGCCGATCGTCGTCTGGGGCGAGCCCGTCCCCGGCGTCAGCGCAAAGGTCGTCGGCAGCGACAATCGCATGGGAGGCAAACTCGCCGCCGAACATCTTGTCACACGGGGCGCCACGCGCCTGCTGTTCCTTGGCGATATCCAGCACCCCGAAATCGCAGCACGGCTGGAAGGGTTTCGCGAAGCGCTGGCATCCAGCGAGGCGCGGCTGGTCGGCGCCCTGCCCTGCCCCTTCACCGCCGAGGGCGGCGCGGGGGCGGTACGCAGCGCGCTCGACGCCGGAACAGCGTTCGACGCGCTCTTTGCCGCAAGCGATTTCATCGCCGCCGGCGCCTGCGACGCACTGTCGGGACGCGGGCTCTCGGTCCCAGGCGACGTCTCGATCGTCGGTTTTGACGATGCGCCGATCGCGAGCGTGCATCGCCCGTCGATCAGTTCGATCCGTCAGGACGGCGCCGAGGCCGGCCATGCACTGGCCCATGCCGTGATCGCACTGATCGAGGGCAACGCATCCATCACGGCACAGGCGCTTCCCGTCGAGCTTATTGCGCGCGAGACCAGTCGCTAA
- a CDS encoding alpha/beta hydrolase — translation MSDAEQFGPWVSDAAKARFGAFLRESATPSDLADARPFFRDYNQRLLDKAQAKYTVDIDEREIAGVKVYEVAPTGGAADAPVLLCLHGGGFMWGEGPGALLEAVPIAAVSGMRVLAIDYRLAPEHVYPAAVDDVVAVYRALIETVEPVKIGIYGCSAGAVLTTQAVARFLHDGLPTPGAIGIFHGAPVPFAGDAALAQALFDPRAGTGAAPKVEELPYFWGADLADPLVLSAEHPGTLAGFPPSLLISATRDFAASAVSVMHRRLLAAGVDASFVLFDGLWHAHHMDVDLPESVETYGIIAGFFRKHLG, via the coding sequence ATGAGCGACGCCGAGCAATTTGGGCCATGGGTCAGTGACGCGGCGAAGGCGCGGTTCGGCGCTTTCCTTCGGGAATCGGCTACGCCGTCTGACCTCGCTGATGCGCGGCCCTTTTTCCGCGACTATAACCAGCGTCTACTCGACAAGGCGCAGGCGAAATACACCGTAGATATCGACGAGCGCGAGATTGCGGGTGTGAAGGTCTATGAGGTCGCTCCGACCGGCGGCGCGGCGGATGCGCCGGTGCTGCTGTGCCTTCATGGCGGCGGGTTCATGTGGGGCGAAGGGCCGGGTGCGCTGCTGGAGGCTGTCCCGATCGCGGCGGTTTCCGGGATGCGTGTGCTTGCCATCGACTATCGGCTTGCGCCCGAGCATGTCTATCCCGCCGCTGTCGACGATGTCGTCGCAGTGTATCGCGCGCTGATCGAAACGGTCGAACCGGTGAAGATCGGTATATATGGCTGTTCGGCGGGCGCGGTACTGACGACGCAGGCGGTCGCGCGATTTCTTCATGACGGACTGCCTACGCCGGGCGCAATCGGCATCTTCCATGGCGCGCCGGTTCCATTCGCAGGCGACGCAGCGCTGGCCCAGGCGCTGTTCGACCCGCGGGCTGGGACGGGTGCTGCGCCGAAGGTTGAGGAGCTTCCCTATTTTTGGGGCGCGGATCTTGCCGATCCGCTTGTGCTGTCGGCCGAACACCCCGGAACGCTGGCTGGATTCCCGCCGAGCTTACTCATCTCGGCGACGCGCGATTTCGCCGCCAGCGCCGTGTCGGTCATGCATCGCCGCCTGCTCGCGGCGGGCGTCGATGCCAGCTTTGTCCTGTTCGACGGCCTCTGGCACGCGCATCACATGGACGTCGACTTGCCCGAGTCGGTCGAAACTTACGGGATCATCGCCGGTTTCTTCCGCAAACACCTTGGTTAG